The Myxocyprinus asiaticus isolate MX2 ecotype Aquarium Trade chromosome 31, UBuf_Myxa_2, whole genome shotgun sequence genome has a segment encoding these proteins:
- the LOC127421927 gene encoding high mobility group protein B1-like — MGKDPRKPRGKMSSYAYFVQTCREEHKKKHPEASVNFSEFSKKCSERWKTMSAKEKGKFEDMAKQDKVRYEREMKNYIPPKGEKKRRFKDPNAPKRPPSAFFIFCGDYRPKIKGENPGLTIGDIAKKLGEMWNSSSAEVKQPYEKKAAKLKEKYDKDIALYRTKGIAGLSKKYGGEDYDEDEDEEEEEEEEEEEEDDE, encoded by the exons ATGGGTAAAGATCCAAGGAAGCCCAGAGGAAAGATGTCCTCTTATGCATACTTTGTGCAAACCTGCCGTGAAGAACACAAAAAGAAGCATCCTGAAGCCTCTGTTAACTTCtctgaattctccaagaagtgtTCGGAGCGATGGAAG ACAATGTCTGCCAAAGAAAAGGGTAAGTTTGAGGACATGGCCAAGCAAGATAAGGTCCGTTatgagagagagatgaaaaaCTACATCCCACCTAAGGGTGAGAAGAAGAGGCGATTTAAGGATCCCAACGCGCCGAAGAGACCACC GTCGGCATTCTTCATTTTCTGTGGAGATTATCGTCCTAAAATTAAGGGTGAGAACCCAGGTCTGACCATTGGAGACATTGCTAAGAAGCTCGGAGAAATGTGGAATAGCTCATCGGCTGAGGTGAAGCAACCTTATGAGAAGAAGGCTGCAAAGCTCAAGGAAAAGTATGATAAG GATATTGCCCTATACCGCACAAAGGGAATTGCAGGCTTGTCCAAAAAATATGGTGGGGAGGATTATGATGAGGATGAAGacgaagaggaggaggaggaggaggaagaagaggaggaggatgacgaGTAG